A genomic segment from Conger conger chromosome 2, fConCon1.1, whole genome shotgun sequence encodes:
- the LOC133122516 gene encoding P43 5S RNA-binding protein-like isoform X2, with product MDSNYSKTDAIPRLQLFNCVHPDCAATFVREWRLREHETIHAGTRPLQCQEQGCSRRFSRKSHLARHKLSHCEERTFRCTYLNCASRFFNVDNLKRHVRYNHGDKDKYFKCNFQDCTVTFRKRKAYKMHLATHDIASNFKCMKEGCGAKFETPGARRAHEKTHAGYPCPQPSCQVVAHTWGKLQKHLLEHPSATLTCKECQKEFKNRAALRCHKRTHATQRPVLMCPSDGCQAYFSTTFNLQHHIRKVHLQLAKYRCYYPACTRTFAMQESLNRHILRHGPDGGKVKQKRPRSSKKWLKRLDRQHQPPLVEDDLRRLFAQQMRFSRRGKLEADLSGLFNERKIPRHVDPEVNLRDLFSLKPPRPLQSPTPVPLPMC from the exons ATGGATAGTAATTACTCGAAGACTGATGCCATTCCACGTTTACAACTGTTCAACTGTGTTCACCCCGACTGCGCAGCAACGTTTGTCAGAGAATGGCGTTTGAGAGAACACGAAACCATACACGCTGGcacg CGGCCTCTACAATGCCAGGAGCAAGGTTGTAGCCGCCGTTTCTCCAGGAAATCCCATCTGGCCCGACATAAACTCAGCCACTGTGAGGAGAGAACCTTCAG ATGTACCTACCTGAACTGTGCCAGCCGTTTCTTCAATGTGGACAACCTGAAGAGGCACGTCCGATATAATCACGGTGACAAGGACAAGTACTTCAAG TGCAATTTCCAAGACTGCACTGTGACGTTTCGGAAACGCAAGGCTTACAAGATGCATCTGGCTACACACGACATTGCTTCAAATTTCAA GTGCATGAAGGAAGGGTGTGGAGCGAAGTTTGAGACTCCAGGGGCTCGCCGGGCTCATGAGAAGACCCATGCAG GGTACCCCTGTCCTCAGCCCAGCTGCCAGGTGGTGGCACATACCTGGGGGAAACTGCAGAAACACCTTCTGGAGCACCCCAGTG CCACTCTCACCTGTAAAGAGTGCCAGAAAGAGTTCAAGAATCGGGCGGCTCTGCGGTGCCACAAGCGCACCCACGCCACGCAGAGGCCCGTGCTCATGTGCCCCAGCGACGGGTGCCAGGCCTACTTCTCCACGACCTTCAACCTACAGCACCACATCCGCAAAGTGCACCTGCAGCTGGCCAAGTACCGCTGCTACTACCCCGCCTGTACCCGCACCTTCGCCATGCAG GAGAGTCTGAACAGGCACATCCTGCGCCATGGTCCAGATGGAGGAAAGGTTAAG CAGAAGCGTCCGCGCTCCAGTAAGAAGTGGCTGAAACGCCTGGACAGGCAGCACCAGCCCCCTCTGGTGGAAGACGACCTGCGCCGCCTCTTCGCCCAGCAAATGCGCTTCTCTCGACGGGGGAAGCTGGAGGCCGACCTCTCGGGCCTCTTCAACGAGCGCAAGATCCCGCGTCACGTGGACCCCGAGGTCAACCTGCGTGACCTCTTCAGCCTCAAACCACCTCGCCCGCTGCAGTCTCCGACCCCGGTTCCTCTGCCCATGTGCTGA
- the LOC133122516 gene encoding P43 5S RNA-binding protein-like isoform X1, translating into MDSNYSKTDAIPRLQLFNCVHPDCAATFVREWRLREHETIHAGTRPLQCQEQGCSRRFSRKSHLARHKLSHCEERTFRCTYLNCASRFFNVDNLKRHVRYNHGDKDKYFKCNFQDCTVTFRKRKAYKMHLATHDIASNFKCMKEGCGAKFETPGARRAHEKTHAGYPCPQPSCQVVAHTWGKLQKHLLEHPSATLTCKECQKEFKNRAALRCHKRTHATQRPVLMCPSDGCQAYFSTTFNLQHHIRKVHLQLAKYRCYYPACTRTFAMQESLNRHILRHGPDGGKVKQQKRPRSSKKWLKRLDRQHQPPLVEDDLRRLFAQQMRFSRRGKLEADLSGLFNERKIPRHVDPEVNLRDLFSLKPPRPLQSPTPVPLPMC; encoded by the exons ATGGATAGTAATTACTCGAAGACTGATGCCATTCCACGTTTACAACTGTTCAACTGTGTTCACCCCGACTGCGCAGCAACGTTTGTCAGAGAATGGCGTTTGAGAGAACACGAAACCATACACGCTGGcacg CGGCCTCTACAATGCCAGGAGCAAGGTTGTAGCCGCCGTTTCTCCAGGAAATCCCATCTGGCCCGACATAAACTCAGCCACTGTGAGGAGAGAACCTTCAG ATGTACCTACCTGAACTGTGCCAGCCGTTTCTTCAATGTGGACAACCTGAAGAGGCACGTCCGATATAATCACGGTGACAAGGACAAGTACTTCAAG TGCAATTTCCAAGACTGCACTGTGACGTTTCGGAAACGCAAGGCTTACAAGATGCATCTGGCTACACACGACATTGCTTCAAATTTCAA GTGCATGAAGGAAGGGTGTGGAGCGAAGTTTGAGACTCCAGGGGCTCGCCGGGCTCATGAGAAGACCCATGCAG GGTACCCCTGTCCTCAGCCCAGCTGCCAGGTGGTGGCACATACCTGGGGGAAACTGCAGAAACACCTTCTGGAGCACCCCAGTG CCACTCTCACCTGTAAAGAGTGCCAGAAAGAGTTCAAGAATCGGGCGGCTCTGCGGTGCCACAAGCGCACCCACGCCACGCAGAGGCCCGTGCTCATGTGCCCCAGCGACGGGTGCCAGGCCTACTTCTCCACGACCTTCAACCTACAGCACCACATCCGCAAAGTGCACCTGCAGCTGGCCAAGTACCGCTGCTACTACCCCGCCTGTACCCGCACCTTCGCCATGCAG GAGAGTCTGAACAGGCACATCCTGCGCCATGGTCCAGATGGAGGAAAGGTTAAG CAGCAGAAGCGTCCGCGCTCCAGTAAGAAGTGGCTGAAACGCCTGGACAGGCAGCACCAGCCCCCTCTGGTGGAAGACGACCTGCGCCGCCTCTTCGCCCAGCAAATGCGCTTCTCTCGACGGGGGAAGCTGGAGGCCGACCTCTCGGGCCTCTTCAACGAGCGCAAGATCCCGCGTCACGTGGACCCCGAGGTCAACCTGCGTGACCTCTTCAGCCTCAAACCACCTCGCCCGCTGCAGTCTCCGACCCCGGTTCCTCTGCCCATGTGCTGA